The window GTTGCTCaggtatgacaatttttattggtccttactATTATAAGCAAAACTTTTAGCGCTCGGTTCTGATGAACCTGGCCAATTACACCCTAAATGTTTGATCTGGCATgattacttaaaaggattaccTATCACTTTTCGGTAAActccaatatattaacataactttgcataacaaaatacttaaaagggattattatatcattaccgggcacaacctcaaaatcggtttggacccattttacaggcgaccgtattatatttaaaaaaaagctgcttacaaagcaaagctgtatggtaaaataatttaaaataagtaggcataattctcctcgtctaaatctgccaaggttgcatcgatgggcgggcctatatttcgcgcacatcatttactctatctgttcggtaatccgactatatgAGTGccttaaaacgaataaaaacatatttgagAAACTCGATGAGCAAGAAACGGTTGTCAGCGTTATCCACGCTATCTATAGAAAAAGATATCGTTGGAAACTACAATCGACACccacaatttaaagaaaaagttattgACCATTTTGCGACCATTTTGCTACGAGTAAATCACGTCGTATTGAACTTCTTTATAAGGCAATATGAATATTTATGTAAAGTGTATATAAATTATGTAACGATACTACggaacactgtttttaaaaaaaaactttattcaaattagaTATGTCCTATACAGTACAGAGTTAATTCTAGACTAAAGAATACATTTACGTACAATAAAAGCTAAAGCttataaaatgctgaaaataggaAAAGGCAAATGATGATTCGGCAAACTAATTGGTATTGTATAGTTTCCTATAAGTTAAATagggatataatatataactccTCCCCTCTTAGAACGAAGCATCCCCTGGAAGATTTACTCTGGGCTGTAGGGGAATATCTTGAAGGGTAGGATCTTCGACATTAATTCTGGTCCGTTTCCAACAGATATTTCTCTTGTAAACAAGGTAAAGGAGCACTGCGGCTATTAGACCAATATACAGAGTGGTTGTCCACAGGCTTGGTATATAATACTAGTCGGCTGATGTGCTGTTTTCTAATGGGATATTTGGGTTTAGCGCTGGAGTATCTAGGCGCAGATTTTCCAACTGTATGTGAAACTTCGGGAAACTTTTAGGTGTGAACTCAAGCTTAGGGGCATCAATGACCAAAGGGCTTCCATAGCTCGTCTCTTGAAAAATTAGCATTTGTTTCCTGTAAAAGATTTTGCAAGCTCCTTCTTTAATTAGGTAAATACCTTTAAGTTCTTTTACGTCTATTTGCGACTGGCGGTGAATTTGTAGTTTTTCGGCTTTGAAAAAAACAGccaaaaattggtttaattcaGAAATAATTTCTATGTGGTTTTCCAAAACATGAAGTTTGAGGAAGCGGCAAGTACTGGTTTTTTgctcaaacaaaattttactttcgCAAGTtgcgttaattatttttgactgCAACGTGCTTGGGCAGTGATACGGTTTACCTCCGGTACATTTGTCACTAAGAGGCCTAATAAGTTCATCGTTTTCTGATTtcagataatattttatttttgggattatttcaaaatattctgAATTCATTTTTGTTGGAGTTagaagtaaataatataaattaaaattgtctttatatTCTATGGGAAGTGATAAAAATACGATATTTTGTTAGAATCGATTTTGCaagagatttttataatattttcgaaGTTTATTATGTTCTCGAGTTTCACATCGAAAGGAAGTTGGTTCTTATAGTGTGTGGCAATTTTTTGCAATTCATAAAACAAATCTTTAGATTTAATTATGCTAGGGTGCATTACGCCCAGTTTGCAAAAGGTAATTGAATTTTCGATATCTTGCAAAGTATTAAGTATGGAGTTATATAAGGCTATTAATTGATTAAACAAGTCCTTGGCAAAAAGCATATGTTTGAAactagcattttctttaattaattggttaagctgcaatattcttgattttaaaagattttcattGTGCATAATACTCTGgacagtattattaaaattttcgataatttgtttattaacggagtattgcattttaatttgattttctagaTTTTGGTCATTTTTCTAAAGATGTTgtaaaattgtgtaaattttttcaccGTCTCGAGCGTCTAAATTTCCAGTTATGCTTTTAACAATAGAACTCAAGCCTTAAGCCTCAAGCCTCAAGCATTATACCTCTTCTTGCGCggttatgtttataaaattgtatatttttaattttttcaaaaatgcaatattgcgaaaaatttacaattttgtaataattgtcAAAATCGAAATTATACGTGCCGTTCGAGAGAGACGACTTAAGTCTACTgtattgttcatttaaattaataaattcattataaaGGGGCTCTAGACTAAAATAGTGTACAAAAGTGTGATCTGTACGTTGTAGTTTTGCAGGTCCTAGATTTATAGGCAGGATGCCTAAGTTGCTGGTGATGTCCCTTATTTCTGTTCCTTCTCCAAGCGAAAGGAacctgaaatattttgaaacttgtaAGGTTTCTTTTTAGACCTTTTTACATTGGAAAGATGTATTTTTTCAGCCGTATTACCGtgtgttgtttttaattttgcaatttttaaagtgGGGTCGATTGTTTTAAGTTgttcgtttttatatttatttagagttttgctttgtttttgtttatttttgacgtAGACGGTATTGGGTATTATCGGTAATTCTTCACGGTGTtcattagctttatttatatcCACTTGTTTTTTCTTCTGAATATCATTATTAAGTttcttgtataaaattttaattttatctcggtggttagaaatataattatttaactagTTTTTGATAGTCAACttctaaatataattatttagaagttgactatcaatatttatatgaagtGGAGAATTTGTTTCTAAATGCCCAGTAATAATTTCATGGGGTTTTAAGTTGGTTACAGAATGAATTGTATTAGTATAGGCAAGAAtagcgtaattaatttttatttctataggctcatttttatattcattttgattATTTAGTAGTCTAATGTGTTCAATAAGGGTAGAGTGAAAATGTTCTATAAGCCCGTTTGACTCAGGGTGTTCCGAGCTAacaaaatggattttaattttatgcgtTGTCAAAAGTTCAGaaataatacagtttttaaattctgaGCCATTATCAGAAATGATTTGATCTGGTATACAATGGtgactgaaatattttattaaattatttgctacttcaatTCCTTGTGATGACCTTAATTTGTATGCTTGTGCATACTTAGAAAAAGAGTCTATGATGGTAaggaatttacatttttccaaagTGATGCTGTCtacatgtaaaatttaaaatggttttgtgGCTGTTGgggtaatattaaaatttaatttaagaggtCGTCTGTCATATTTGGTAATTTGGAGTTCACATTCATTTATATATGtttgaattgatttttgttgatttggccaataataaatattttttatacgtttttCCGTTTCTTCCATGCCTCTGTGGTTTATCTTTCCTTCATGGTGATTTTGGATTATATTCTTAATTTCGTCTTCGATGGTaacatctattaattttttagtgcattttaTCATGGATATTTgggagtttttattaaaatatttttgtaaaacactgctaaatttttcatataagggatcctcaaaatataaataatatttaaattttggagcaatattttctttaataaatttgaccATTTCTTGTtcatagttattttttgaaaattgtacatGAATTCTTTTCTTTGTTCGATACAAAAGATTGACCCTATTAGTATCTGCAGGAAAGAAATTGACTTCTGagataattatttgattttttccataatttacgGGGCAATCTACGACTGGTATTCCTATCACCGGATTCTCGTGATTTGAGTGTACGGTTTCGTTACTATCGTCTTCAGCTGCGTTTTCTGTGTTATCCAGATCTCCCGTTTCAACTATTACAGATTCATTTTCTCTATTGCTTTGTTCAAGTTCTTGTTTAAATTGACTATATAGTcatgtaaagaaaaattttgctGTTGTTCTGATGTTTCATTAGCGTTTAGTTCCATACGAGAAAGGGCATTTCATAATCAAATTCCTCTAATTTGAGGCGCCATCTTATTAACTTTGAGTTTGGttcctttaatgaaaatagccATTCGAGGGGCTTATGATCGGTGACGATTTTAAATTTACGCCCAAacaaatatggcctaaaatattTGGTTGCCCAGATTATTGCCAAGAGTTCTTTTTCTATTGTTGAGTAGTTGATTTCTGATTCACTTAAGGTACGGCTAGCGTATGCTATTGGCAAGTCAGATCCAATTTTTCCTTGTGAAAGTACCGCTTCTAAAGCAAAGTTCGATGCATCACAGGTTAAAATAAACGGTTCGGCAAAATTTGGATACTGTAAAAGGGGTTCGTTTGTTCGAAGTCGATCGAATACTTTCTTTAGTCTGGTTATATGCTCCTGGATGCTGGTACTAAAAATGATATTATCTAAATATACGGCGCATATTTCATTTTGATATCCTCGGAGTATATTGTCCATGACCCTCTGGAACGTCGCCGGAGCATTTTTTAGCCCAAACGAGATTCGAAAAACGAAATTCGTAGTGTCCGTTTTCTGTATTAAATGCTGTTTTCTGGATATCTTCTTCTGCGATTTCGATCTGGTGAAATCCAGAGGCTAAATCTAATGTAGTAAAGTACTGGCAGCGCCCTAATTTATCCAGCAGGTTGGTTATATTTGGTAGTGGATAGGAGTCGCCTATgctttttgaattaatatttctaaaatcgACGACAATTCTCCATTTTTGGCGTCCAGATGAGTCAGCTTTCTTGGGGACAACCCAAATTGGTGAAGACCAAGCCGAATGGGATGGCCTAATTATATTTTGGTCCAGCATGTCCATGATTTGACGTTGTACCTCCTTTTTGTGTATTTCTGGGTACCTGTATGTTCTGGTGTGCACGGGAATATTATCTGTTGTCCTGATATGGTGCttaattttattggtaaatGTTAGTTTATCGCcttcttgataaaaaatatctgaatattcccttaaaaatttaaaaattgcgtCACGTTCTTCAGAATTCATATGTTCATGCTGAATTCtcgaaaaatcaaatttaaatttttttaaattaacgttatttaaattttcatttttattaaagttacttGATATTTCATAATCACAAAAATCTATGACCTCTATTGGGTTGgaaaaatcaacggttttctGCTGTTCTGACAAATTTAATATAGAGCAAATGGCGTGATTATTTTCAACCTTCACAATGCACTCGGGAATTTCAAGATTATCCGATTTCAAGTGGGGTATTATCGCGTTAccgtcttttatattttttactttgagTTTGAAAACTTGCTCTGACCTTGGTTGCAGTACTATGAAATTTGTATTATGGGTCATTACATTATAATATGAGAGTTTTATTTCAGTTTCTGGAgtacaaagaatatttttattatataaatcgACCAtagcctttaattttttttaattatcaataccAAGTAAACAATCAAAGTaattatgaaaatcaaaaatataatattttaaatcaagagacttttttgtttgaaatattttagagcAGGGAATTAGAGTGCTAACATTTTCAACTGATGTACCATGGGCAGTGGAACGGATCttgttttctataatttttaaaatatttcatagcgatATCAGGTTTGAGGAAAGATCTTGTGCTACCTGTATCAATAAcgacttttaaattaaattcgggAAATATGATATATGGTAATTTGCTTTcgttataagtaaaattcatcACTTGGAATTTTGGCAATCTTGTAATGGTGTCAGTGCTACCGAGGCTTGTGACCGAAAAAACTCGTCACTTTCACAGGGCTGTTCAATAATACAATCGGATTGATCGTTTTCGTAATCAATCtcgtaaaatatattatcattacTTTGTTCGTCAATGTTATGTAATTCCTCAACAATAATATTTGGGTTATTTCGCTGATTTTTGAAATAGTTATTGCTAAGGGGTGGCTTAAAAGTATTCCTTGTTGAAATTGACATTGGTGTGGGTGTTGGGAAAGATCTATTTTGGTTAGGCCTAAAAACGTTTGTGGTGTTTTgtgtgtttaaatttgtttgtgttGGGTTTTGAGTGTTTCTAAAATTCTGACCAATATTGCTTggattttgtaaattttgagtTTGAAAATGTTGCCTAAAATTACTGGcttgattttgattttgtaaatgtgTATAATTATTATGGCTAAAGTTTGTTATcggtaaattaaaattccttagcatatttggatatttaggcctattattaatagatttattaaacgtttttagacttttttgttCCGCTGACTGAATTTTAAAATCGttagccaatatatttaaagctGTATTTAAATCCTGTGGATTTTTGGTTCTCATTAATGAACCAATTGGATCTTTTAagcctcttaataaaacccttAAAGCTAAATTTCGGCAGTATTGAGACAGCACTGGAAATTCTATCACACTTGAATGTGTTGAAATAAATgatatttgcaaatttaataaattttgtattttattataaaactcgAATGGTGTCtcattttcttgttttatttctgCCATTTCAATATTTAACGTATAAATATCACGCTTATCAGCATAAGCATTTAGTAATGCGTCTTTTAATTCCTGCCAATTTGTTATTAAACtagatgaaatatttattgcggCTTCAccttttaatttagaaattaaacttaacattaaatattcactttgaaaatcagttaaatctaaagtattgtaaaatttatttacaagtttttctgaaatacttaaaaatctagGGAGCAGTTCCGTTTCGCCATGAAACTCGGGAACCATGtctaaatattccttttttaaagaagaaaaggTTGGAGTCGAAGCTCCTGCACCTTCGTTAGgcatattaaaattgttaaagttaCTCTCTTGAattcttttttccttattataGTTTTTGCGATATGCCTTCGCTTTTACATGGTGAGCCAGAATTAATATTCTCTGTATCTGAAGATGATGAACTTTCGTATGAGCTATCACTATCAGTATTAGACactttaaataacattaaatgtACTTACAGCAAAACCAGTATCTTGTCCATACGTAGCCCTTCAATGTCCCTTTGAAGTCTCGTCTCTGGATCTGGCTGCTTCCGACGTTGATATTCCGTCAACGACGTAGTACTGTTCCGGATCTTCTCGTTGAGCTACTCAATTCACCCAACTGGTTAGAAGCGCGAAAACGACGTAAAAGTCCAAAACCGCACTCCCGAAAACAAAGGTTCACCTCCCAATAAATCGTTAAAACGAACCGTACTTTATGCTAAGAACGTGAGAGAGTCCTAAAAgcccgactgcgccaattatgtAACGATACTACGGaactctgtttttaaaaaaaaaattattcaaattagataTGTCCTATACAGTACAGAGTTAATTCTAGACTAAAGAATACATTtaggtacaaaaaaaactaaagcttataaaatgctgaaaataggaAAAGGCAAATGATGATTCGGCAAGCTGGTTGGTATTGTACAGTTTCTTATAAGTTAAATagggatataatatataaattatatgtatttactATTTTGGAAGAATTCTAAGAGAAAgcaaatctttataaaaaagttgttaattcTTAGATATCAAACAGCCTGCTTTCGTAGTAGTTTTTtgtataatgctgtggcaatttacaatgaccttACTCCGAATCTTGTAAAAGAGATGTCAGTAGCGGATTTCAAGACAaaactaaagcattttttaacaaaacaaaaaaactaaattgtctgtaggtattttttattttataatttttgattaatatgGATCAATGAGTGtacatctatttatttttttttattattattagatttgtaaattttaagttttctttctcttgtgctatctaaaatgattttgcttatatttgttaaaataggaTAAGTAGATTAGCCTTTTTAGTATATAGACTTCGTCTATGTACATTATTGgaaagtacaaataaagccattatttattatattatattatcataGGGGGAATCAAAAACATGTAAGTGTacttaaaaattttgcatattgtACTCTACAGATTCTCATTGAAATCGGGTCGTGTGGAGGGGCCTTTAATTATTCAACTGTCTTTGACCCTTGTCAAATGTTATAGAAACAGCTGATTCTCAACTTTCACTTTTGTGTGTAGTGAGTTTTTTTTGTGTGGTTTGACGTTTGTGATTTTGTATTGTATATTCATAATTATTGTTACATATATAGAAATCCCtcagattttttaatatgtctGACGATATTTTATTTGAACTGTTGCATTCGGAAATAATAAGTTACACCCTACAAAATGCAGATgaaaaagataaagaaaaaaaggtatTACAACAATAAATTGACTAAGTTTAATTCATAAAccttttcattattattttaggaTGAAGATCTATCCAATTTAGAATATATAGGATTTTCAACGGGCTACAGGATAATTgaaaggtaatttaaaattcaatccatttaaataagaaatttgtacaattttttttaaggctcaCCAAAGAAATGGCTCGCTTCAAAGAAGAGCTTGATACAATGAAGTTCATTTGCACCGACTTTTGGTCAGCagtttacaaaaaacaaatagacAATTTAAGAACAAATCACCAAGGTGTATATGTGCTCCAAGATAATTCTTTCAGATTTCTTAGTCGAATGTCAAGTGGGAAACAATATTTGGAACTAGCACCCCAGTATGTGACATTTACATGTGGAGTAATTAGGGGCAGTTTGGCTAACTTAAATATACAGTGTTTAGTAACTGCTGAGGTGCAGAGTTTACCAAGTGTTAAGTTTCATATCCAGGTGCAGAGAAGTTGATAAATTgtgtataatagtttttttaatttattaagaaaaactattGGTAAGAGCTGTGTAGGTGTATAAGTCGCTTTTAGAAGAAAAgagtaaaaaactatttttttgtttttttttttactcttcattaatttatttggcAGTCTAAATTtatgaaactatttaaatagtataaatttaaataaattcctgGGCAAAATTATCTTACCactgatttttagagattttttttaatcaagaaaaaaaaaccataagcattgttaactatttattatttattaacaaaaaaaaattatatctatttaaCAAGACAAGATATacgtaactaaattcaatacaaggaaaaatcatagattttcactaacttcaattttgatacaaaaataaaacaatagacccataatgaattcttaataccacctctagctgcaataACCTCTTGTAGTCTTccctaaaaaaacaatttttttgttttttttatactctccatttatttatttggaagtCTAAATTTATGAAactattaaaatagataaatttaaataaattcctgGGCAAATTATTgtaccacttgatttttagaattttttttttaatcaagataAAAACATGAATGATAAGtattgttaactatgcattacttattaacaaaaaaaattatattctatttaacaaaatgagatttaagtaactaaattcaatacaaggaaaaaacATAGATTTGCACTAACTTTAATtctgatacaaaaattaaattcttaatatcatgtattgccacctctagctgcaataAGCTATTGAAGTCTATGTGGCATTCCTCatatcaaattttgaaaacgCCTGCAGAATGTTTTCCCACTCCTCACAAGCAGCATGTTTCATGATAGAGGATAAACATAGTatttgtccagttctgctttttgtatgagataaaattaatataacagttttaactgatatttacttttatttaaatttttttaagacaataatcagtggtgcgataattttgtccaggagttaaTTTATGTAATTAATGTACAGCTGAatttatacaattaaaaatatttcattttacttcaccttaaaaataataaaattagattgaACACAagaatacaaatattattttaagaaacattGATATCTtaaatacttcatatttttattaagtttttttgtgcTGTTGAATTTTGAGTTGGATTTAGTTCAAAATAAAAGGCTCTTAAATGAGCCAACTTATATTTGGTCAATCTTTTGATCTCAAGTTCATGCTGCCTGTTACTTAGTTGATATAATGCTTGTATTTCCTGgaattcccaagggattttaataattttttggccagatattaacaataaataactaaatcaATTTGCAGTGGTTACAAACTAATTTACAAGTTACTCtacaaaccaattttttttgtaaaaattaattataaagccaaatgttaaaagaattaaaaaaaacataaactcaaaaaaaatttggataaaacttttttttacaataaataatatatatctaaaCCAGATTCAGATAGTTGTGAATTTctacaaataaaagtttttttatttgtagaaattcgcataataaaaaattgttgaattgtaagatgttaaaaaaaattaaatggctccaaagcatttgaaatatttaaataaaacttttctataCTATATGATGAATAACTATAAACTGATttcagatggttgcaaacctctagaAACGaagttttcaaagttttttgataaaaaatgaatgagttgtatgtataaaaaatataaacagctaTAAGTTCCAAAActtccaaaggatt of the Anthonomus grandis grandis chromosome 3, icAntGran1.3, whole genome shotgun sequence genome contains:
- the LOC126734409 gene encoding trafficking protein particle complex subunit 6b; the protein is MSDDILFELLHSEIISYTLQNADEKDKEKKDEDLSNLEYIGFSTGYRIIERLTKEMARFKEELDTMKFICTDFWSAVYKKQIDNLRTNHQGVYVLQDNSFRFLSRMSSGKQYLELAPQYVTFTCGVIRGSLANLNIQCLVTAEVQSLPSVKFHIQVQRS